A window of Flavobacterium flavigenum contains these coding sequences:
- a CDS encoding DUF5686 family protein — translation MKLFCLFTLFFTLTLQAQFQINGIVKDSGNKPLPFATITTSENNNTITDVDGKFILSTNVKISSFTVSYIGFQTKVIPVQDNKKFYPVSLKQKTDDLKEVIVSNENPALAIVRKVIANKNINNPQKKLNSFEYKTYNKLIVTANPDSINGRIDSSASYKDLKKNRINIDSSDYKFKEVISKQHLFQTEKISQYQFANKKLKETILGTKMAGFKQPVYEIIAFNLQSISIYDSKYELFETKYNNPVSDDALKDYNYKLLDTVAIKGRTTFMIYFKNKQKRKSAGLEGVLYIDQENFAIAKAVMRIKGVLDISGIHEFEYVPQEKIWFPSNTTFKIVKGKNDDDINILGGTIQFDGDSEDAFTTRKKSASDFTYVLSESNNSDIHYNTVTPIKDPSYYIEIKDDASTKPEDFWNEYRKESLDLKSQRTYQLLDSISINKRIEKRLWLGRKIINGYIPIGPVDLDLKKVISYNNYEGFRLGLGGITNDRFSKRFRIEGYGAYGTKDGNFKYNLGSGLLMDKNTNTWLNGSYTDDVREIASTVFAVDKRVFKIYDPRPINISTFYHYISWKTNLQTKIIPKTEAVFELARTYVEPKFDYLFNHNGQLYSHYVMTTAMASIVWAPFSNFMQTPTGRSETEKRFPRFTFQFTQSLPDVLDNDFSFAKIDFKTEYEKKYLDGQKTSLLFQGGYALGDVPITHLYNTMPNNLNKETVIQRITFSGRNSFETMYFNEFFSSEYLFFQIKHGFNRVKILKKVRPSLVLVTRMAWGNMEKPEQHIGPAYKTLDKGFFESGLELNKIYKGFGLSGFYRYGPNQLPKLEDNIAVKISYVLDLGL, via the coding sequence ATGAAGCTATTCTGTTTGTTTACTTTGTTTTTTACACTTACCCTACAGGCACAATTTCAAATAAACGGAATTGTAAAAGACTCCGGCAACAAACCGCTTCCGTTTGCTACTATTACCACTTCAGAAAACAATAATACAATTACAGACGTTGATGGGAAATTTATACTTTCAACGAATGTAAAAATTTCTTCTTTTACAGTTTCTTATATTGGGTTTCAAACGAAAGTCATTCCTGTCCAGGACAATAAAAAATTTTACCCGGTTTCTCTAAAACAAAAAACAGACGACCTCAAAGAAGTGATTGTTTCTAATGAAAACCCGGCATTGGCTATTGTAAGAAAGGTAATTGCAAACAAAAACATCAATAATCCACAGAAAAAACTCAACAGTTTTGAATACAAAACATACAATAAGCTCATTGTTACGGCTAATCCCGATTCTATAAATGGGAGGATTGACTCATCTGCTTCTTATAAAGATTTAAAGAAAAACAGAATAAATATTGACTCTTCTGATTATAAATTTAAAGAAGTTATCTCCAAACAGCATTTGTTTCAAACTGAAAAAATTTCGCAGTATCAATTTGCAAACAAAAAACTAAAAGAAACTATTCTGGGTACTAAAATGGCAGGTTTTAAACAGCCGGTGTACGAAATTATTGCTTTCAATTTACAGTCTATTTCCATTTATGATTCGAAATACGAGCTTTTTGAAACCAAATACAATAACCCTGTTTCTGACGATGCGCTAAAAGATTACAATTACAAATTACTGGACACAGTAGCCATTAAAGGTCGTACTACTTTTATGATTTATTTTAAGAATAAGCAAAAAAGAAAGTCTGCCGGCTTAGAAGGTGTTTTATACATTGATCAGGAAAATTTTGCCATTGCAAAAGCTGTTATGCGTATAAAAGGAGTACTAGATATTAGCGGAATACACGAATTTGAATATGTTCCGCAGGAAAAAATCTGGTTTCCTTCAAACACTACTTTCAAAATTGTAAAAGGAAAGAATGATGATGACATTAATATCTTAGGCGGAACTATTCAGTTTGACGGAGATTCAGAAGATGCTTTTACGACCCGTAAAAAAAGTGCTTCCGATTTTACTTATGTACTCTCAGAAAGCAACAATTCCGACATTCATTATAACACTGTTACTCCAATAAAAGATCCTTCTTATTATATCGAAATTAAAGATGATGCCAGTACAAAGCCAGAAGATTTCTGGAATGAATACAGAAAAGAAAGCCTTGATCTTAAAAGTCAAAGAACGTATCAGTTATTAGATAGTATTTCGATCAATAAAAGAATTGAGAAGCGTTTGTGGCTTGGCCGTAAAATCATAAACGGTTATATTCCGATTGGACCGGTCGACCTGGATTTGAAAAAAGTAATCAGTTATAATAATTATGAAGGTTTTCGATTAGGACTGGGCGGAATTACCAATGATCGTTTCTCTAAACGCTTCAGGATTGAAGGTTATGGCGCTTATGGAACGAAAGACGGCAACTTCAAATACAATCTGGGTTCAGGTCTTTTAATGGATAAAAATACCAATACCTGGCTAAACGGATCCTATACGGATGATGTCAGGGAGATTGCGAGTACTGTTTTTGCTGTTGATAAACGCGTTTTTAAAATTTATGATCCCCGTCCGATCAACATTAGTACTTTTTACCATTACATCAGCTGGAAAACCAATCTGCAGACGAAAATTATTCCGAAAACAGAAGCTGTCTTTGAATTAGCAAGAACCTATGTTGAACCTAAATTTGACTATCTTTTTAATCATAACGGGCAATTGTATTCCCACTATGTCATGACAACTGCAATGGCTTCTATTGTCTGGGCACCATTTAGTAATTTTATGCAGACACCAACAGGCAGATCCGAAACCGAAAAACGTTTTCCAAGATTTACTTTTCAGTTTACGCAGTCCCTTCCAGATGTTCTGGATAACGACTTCAGTTTTGCTAAAATAGATTTTAAAACAGAATACGAAAAAAAATATTTAGATGGACAAAAAACCAGTCTTTTATTCCAGGGAGGTTACGCTCTTGGTGATGTGCCTATTACCCATTTATACAATACAATGCCTAACAACCTCAACAAAGAAACCGTCATTCAGCGTATTACTTTTTCAGGAAGAAATAGTTTTGAAACAATGTATTTTAATGAATTTTTCTCTAGCGAATATCTGTTTTTCCAGATAAAACATGGCTTTAACAGAGTAAAAATTTTGAAAAAAGTTCGTCCATCCTTAGTTTTGGTTACGAGAATGGCCTGGGGAAATATGGAAAAACCGGAACAGCATATTGGTCCGGCTTATAAAACTTTGGACAAAGGTTTCTTTGAATCCGGTCTTGAATTAAATAAAATCTACAAAGGTTTTGGTTTAAGCGGATTTTACCGTTATGGTCCAAATCAATTACCAAAACTCGAAGACAATATAGCGGTTAAGATTTCTTATGTATTAGATTTAGGATTATAA
- a CDS encoding cation:proton antiporter: MNNIKNSLFYVTVIGGFTGLIYWMISKGASLEAGRGIIQKKIESNHWNDFLHSMIENLQHPLAILLAQIVTIILAARLFGWIFRKIGQPSVIGEMIAGIVLGPSLVGMYFPEFSATLFPAASLGNLQFLSQIGLILFMFVIGMELDLKVLKNKAHESVVISHASIVIPFALGLTLAYFIYGTFAPQGVAFSSFGLFMGIAMSITAFPVLARIVQERGMQKTKLGTIAITCAAADDITAWCILAVVIAIVKAGSFTSALYVIGLAILYVIIMLKIVRPFLKRVGDLNSTRESLNKPVVAIFFITLLISSYASELIGIHALFGAFLAGAIMPENNKFRNIFIEKVEDVSIILLLPLFFVFTGLRTQIGLLNDPYLWKVTAVIIAVAVAGKFFGSALAAKFVGQNWKDSLAIGALMNTRGLMELVVLNIGYDLGVLSTEIFTMMVIMALVTTFMTGPALDFIGYIFKDKPTIIPQEIGNKSKYKILFSFATPERGKKLLQIANSLVKKQTDNSIVTAMHLSLSTEIHSFDVKDHERKMLFPVIEESERLNQNMVSVFKVTNDIDTDIIDTANQGEYDLLLIGLGQSIFEGTLLGKILGFTSRIVNPDRLIDKFTGKEGLFENSPFDERTRHIISKTKMPVGIFIDKDLEEVDRIFMPIFSEEDSFLIDYAKKLINNNGSQITVLDASGEVKSGRDMQESIRSIEQIAPNHIMIMHDRTIKKEFLETQNLMIISLDSWKKLIESQSIWLNNTPSVLILKP; the protein is encoded by the coding sequence ATGAATAATATTAAAAATTCTTTATTCTATGTTACAGTTATTGGTGGTTTTACCGGTCTGATATACTGGATGATTTCAAAAGGAGCCTCACTTGAAGCAGGACGCGGAATTATTCAGAAAAAAATTGAAAGCAATCACTGGAATGACTTTTTACATTCGATGATTGAAAACCTGCAGCATCCTTTGGCCATTTTGCTGGCTCAAATTGTTACTATTATTTTAGCAGCACGTTTGTTTGGCTGGATTTTCAGGAAGATCGGGCAACCATCAGTTATCGGAGAAATGATTGCGGGAATTGTTTTGGGTCCCTCATTGGTCGGGATGTATTTTCCGGAATTCTCAGCTACTTTGTTTCCCGCAGCATCTTTAGGGAATCTGCAATTTCTAAGTCAGATTGGGTTGATACTTTTTATGTTCGTGATCGGAATGGAACTGGATTTAAAAGTTCTTAAAAATAAAGCGCATGAATCTGTAGTAATCAGCCATGCCAGTATTGTGATTCCGTTCGCTTTAGGATTAACGCTGGCTTATTTTATTTATGGAACTTTTGCACCGCAAGGAGTTGCGTTTTCTTCTTTCGGATTATTCATGGGAATCGCCATGAGTATTACCGCTTTTCCGGTTTTGGCCAGAATCGTTCAGGAACGCGGGATGCAGAAAACAAAACTCGGAACCATTGCCATAACTTGTGCCGCAGCAGATGATATTACGGCATGGTGTATACTTGCAGTTGTAATTGCGATTGTAAAAGCAGGATCGTTTACAAGTGCATTATATGTCATTGGATTAGCCATTTTATATGTAATTATCATGTTGAAAATAGTTCGTCCGTTCCTGAAACGTGTGGGTGATTTAAATTCGACCCGTGAAAGTCTCAACAAACCTGTGGTTGCTATTTTTTTTATTACACTCCTGATTTCTTCCTATGCATCAGAATTAATTGGAATCCATGCCTTGTTTGGAGCATTTTTAGCAGGGGCTATTATGCCGGAGAATAATAAATTTAGGAATATTTTTATCGAAAAAGTTGAAGATGTATCTATTATCCTTTTGCTGCCTTTGTTCTTTGTGTTTACAGGTTTACGTACGCAGATTGGTTTGCTTAACGATCCGTATTTATGGAAAGTTACCGCAGTTATTATTGCTGTTGCTGTAGCCGGGAAATTTTTTGGAAGTGCACTCGCTGCAAAATTTGTGGGGCAAAACTGGAAAGACAGCTTAGCTATCGGTGCTTTAATGAACACACGCGGATTAATGGAGCTGGTTGTTTTAAATATTGGTTATGACCTTGGAGTTTTGTCGACTGAGATTTTTACGATGATGGTCATTATGGCTCTGGTAACTACTTTTATGACAGGTCCGGCACTGGATTTTATTGGTTATATTTTTAAGGATAAGCCCACAATCATTCCACAGGAAATTGGTAATAAAAGCAAATACAAAATCCTGTTCTCGTTTGCGACTCCTGAAAGAGGCAAAAAACTTTTACAGATTGCCAATAGTTTAGTGAAAAAACAGACTGATAATTCAATTGTTACGGCAATGCATTTGTCGCTGAGTACTGAAATTCACTCTTTTGATGTAAAAGACCACGAACGAAAAATGCTGTTTCCGGTTATTGAAGAATCAGAGCGTTTGAACCAGAATATGGTAAGTGTTTTTAAAGTAACAAATGATATTGATACAGATATTATAGATACTGCAAATCAGGGAGAATATGATTTGTTGCTGATAGGTTTAGGACAATCTATTTTTGAAGGGACCTTGCTTGGAAAAATCCTTGGATTTACATCAAGGATTGTAAACCCTGATCGATTAATTGACAAGTTTACCGGAAAAGAAGGTTTGTTCGAAAACTCTCCTTTTGATGAAAGAACACGTCATATTATTTCTAAAACCAAAATGCCGGTAGGGATTTTTATTGATAAGGATTTAGAAGAAGTAGACCGGATTTTTATGCCGATTTTCAGTGAAGAAGATTCTTTTTTGATTGATTATGCCAAGAAACTAATCAATAATAATGGTTCACAAATTACGGTTCTGGATGCTAGTGGTGAAGTAAAGAGTGGAAGGGATATGCAGGAAAGTATTCGCTCGATTGAACAGATTGCGCCAAACCACATTATGATTATGCATGACAGAACGATTAAAAAAGAGTTTCTGGAAACTCAAAATTTAATGATCATAAGTTTGGATAGTTGGAAAAAGTTAATCGAATCTCAAAGTATCTGGCTGAATAATACACCATCGGTTTTGATTTTGAAACCATAA
- the pyrH gene encoding UMP kinase, with product MKYKRILLKLSGEALMGDLQYGIDPKRLAEYADEIKQIHDKGVEIAIVIGGGNIFRGVAGASSGMDRVQGDYMGMLATVINGMALQGALEDKGMKTRLQTALKMESIAEPYIKRRADRHLEKGRIVIFGAGTGNPYFTTDTAAVLRGIEINADVILKGTRVDGVYDCDPEKNASAVKFDFISFEDVIKKGLNVMDTTAFTLSQENKLPIVVFDMNKIGNLLKICEGENIGTVVNI from the coding sequence ATGAAATATAAAAGAATTCTTCTGAAATTAAGCGGCGAAGCCTTAATGGGAGACTTACAATACGGAATTGACCCTAAAAGATTAGCTGAATATGCCGATGAAATTAAGCAGATTCACGACAAAGGAGTAGAAATTGCTATTGTTATTGGAGGAGGAAATATTTTTAGAGGAGTTGCCGGAGCAAGTTCAGGTATGGACAGAGTACAAGGCGATTACATGGGAATGCTTGCTACTGTTATTAACGGAATGGCTTTGCAGGGTGCTCTTGAAGACAAAGGAATGAAAACCCGCCTGCAGACTGCTTTGAAAATGGAGTCTATTGCAGAACCTTATATCAAAAGAAGAGCAGACCGTCATCTCGAAAAAGGAAGAATCGTAATTTTTGGTGCCGGAACCGGAAACCCATATTTTACTACCGATACAGCAGCAGTTTTGAGAGGAATCGAAATCAATGCTGATGTTATTCTAAAAGGAACACGTGTAGATGGGGTTTACGATTGTGATCCTGAAAAAAATGCTTCAGCTGTAAAATTTGACTTTATTTCTTTTGAAGATGTGATCAAAAAAGGATTAAATGTAATGGATACTACAGCTTTCACATTAAGTCAGGAAAATAAATTACCGATTGTTGTTTTTGACATGAACAAAATTGGAAATCTTTTAAAAATCTGCGAAGGCGAAAATATCGGAACTGTAGTTAATATTTAA
- a CDS encoding LytR/AlgR family response regulator transcription factor: MNTKLKCLLLDDELPGLTYLKMLCEQIPEVEIVKTFNNPEKLLTEIPDLEFDLLISDIEMPGIDGLHLAEMIQDKLVIFCTAYKDYAADAFNIDAVDYITKPVKLERLQKAISKAFERFNKPETAKKFIQLNTDKGKTLLYFSQIQYIKTALSDSRDKTVLLTDGSFLNLKNVKFDTLLNELPEADFCRVNKKEVVAVKAIKFFNHNEIVLHHLEENNKNTTLLLSETYRSDFLKKVKI; encoded by the coding sequence TTGAATACAAAACTGAAATGCTTGCTTCTGGACGATGAGTTACCCGGATTAACGTACCTGAAAATGCTTTGCGAACAAATTCCCGAAGTAGAAATCGTAAAAACGTTTAATAATCCTGAAAAACTATTGACCGAAATCCCGGATCTCGAATTTGATTTATTAATCTCAGATATCGAAATGCCCGGAATTGACGGCTTGCATCTTGCTGAAATGATTCAGGATAAACTCGTGATTTTTTGTACAGCTTATAAAGATTATGCCGCCGATGCTTTCAATATCGACGCAGTTGATTATATCACAAAGCCGGTGAAACTAGAACGTCTGCAAAAAGCAATTTCTAAAGCTTTTGAACGATTCAATAAACCTGAAACAGCCAAAAAATTCATTCAGTTAAATACAGACAAAGGAAAAACGTTATTGTATTTTAGTCAGATTCAATATATCAAAACAGCTTTAAGCGATAGCCGTGACAAAACTGTATTGCTCACGGATGGGAGTTTTCTGAATCTGAAAAACGTTAAATTTGATACGCTTTTAAATGAATTGCCGGAGGCGGATTTCTGTCGTGTGAATAAAAAAGAAGTTGTTGCGGTAAAAGCAATCAAATTCTTTAATCATAACGAAATTGTGCTGCATCATTTAGAAGAAAACAATAAAAATACTACACTTTTATTAAGTGAAACCTATCGTTCTGATTTTTTAAAAAAGGTCAAAATCTAA
- the frr gene encoding ribosome recycling factor, with amino-acid sequence MTEEIDFILESTEESMNGTIAHLEKEFLNIRAGKASPAMLGGVFVDYYGAATPLSQVSKISVPDARTITLQPFEKNMLSAIEKAILIANIGFNPMNNGDVIIISVPPLTEERRRDLAKQAKSEAEDAKIGIRNSRKDANTDIKKLEKEGTSEDICKSAEEEVQNLTNTYIKKIDELLAVKEAEIMKV; translated from the coding sequence ATGACTGAAGAAATAGATTTCATATTAGAAAGTACTGAGGAATCAATGAATGGCACGATTGCACATTTAGAAAAAGAATTTCTAAATATCCGTGCAGGTAAAGCTTCTCCGGCAATGCTTGGAGGTGTTTTTGTTGATTATTATGGTGCTGCAACACCGCTTTCCCAGGTATCTAAAATTAGTGTTCCTGATGCAAGAACCATTACCTTGCAGCCTTTCGAAAAAAACATGTTATCAGCAATTGAAAAAGCAATTTTGATTGCCAATATTGGTTTTAACCCAATGAACAATGGTGATGTTATTATCATCAGTGTTCCGCCTCTTACGGAAGAACGCCGCAGGGATTTGGCAAAACAGGCAAAATCTGAGGCTGAAGATGCGAAAATTGGTATCCGTAATTCCCGTAAAGATGCTAATACTGATATTAAAAAATTAGAAAAAGAGGGAACTTCTGAAGACATCTGTAAGTCTGCTGAAGAAGAAGTTCAAAACTTAACAAATACATACATCAAAAAAATAGATGAATTATTAGCTGTTAAAGAAGCTGAAATCATGAAAGTGTAA
- a CDS encoding DMT family transporter yields the protein MNWILLIIAGLFEVGFASCLGKAKETTGVTSTYWMIGFFICLSISMTLLYKATQVLPIGTAYAVWTGIGAVGTVLVGILIFKEPATFWRIFFLSTLIASIIGLKFVSSH from the coding sequence ATGAATTGGATTTTACTAATTATAGCAGGCCTTTTTGAAGTAGGTTTTGCATCTTGTTTAGGCAAAGCCAAAGAAACAACCGGAGTGACATCTACCTATTGGATGATTGGTTTTTTTATCTGTCTTTCGATTAGTATGACTCTGCTTTATAAAGCCACGCAGGTTTTGCCAATTGGTACAGCTTATGCCGTATGGACAGGTATTGGTGCTGTTGGAACTGTTTTAGTCGGAATTTTGATTTTTAAAGAACCGGCCACTTTCTGGAGAATATTTTTTCTTTCTACTTTAATTGCTTCAATCATTGGGCTGAAGTTTGTTTCCAGTCATTAA
- a CDS encoding thioredoxin family protein: protein MKSIVAKALFNSHSYTEYRKLVTDLLFEGKSTGEEQSESLTHYTSLNEARMNRLEKTIKISEDVISKLQNLDNHYIWLVISEGWCGDAAQILPILNKMAVSSDKKIDLRIVLRDENDELMGQYLTNGGRAIPKVIVICKEAGIVRTDWGPRPKGAAELMANYKKDFGVIDEKIKNDLQLWYLADKGISVQEELVEIMENIKYNRL from the coding sequence ATGAAAAGTATTGTAGCCAAAGCATTATTCAATAGTCATTCTTATACTGAATATCGAAAACTAGTTACCGATTTGTTATTTGAAGGAAAATCTACCGGCGAAGAACAATCTGAAAGCTTAACGCATTACACAAGCCTGAACGAAGCAAGAATGAATCGTTTGGAGAAAACCATAAAAATTTCTGAAGATGTGATTTCGAAGCTTCAAAATTTAGACAATCATTATATATGGCTGGTTATTTCTGAAGGATGGTGTGGTGATGCAGCTCAAATACTTCCAATATTAAACAAGATGGCTGTGTCATCGGATAAGAAAATTGATCTCAGAATTGTTTTAAGAGATGAAAATGACGAATTGATGGGTCAATATTTAACAAATGGCGGAAGGGCAATACCAAAAGTTATCGTGATTTGTAAAGAAGCCGGAATTGTGCGCACTGATTGGGGGCCAAGGCCAAAAGGAGCAGCAGAATTAATGGCAAATTATAAAAAGGATTTTGGGGTTATAGATGAAAAAATCAAAAACGATTTACAATTATGGTATTTGGCTGACAAAGGAATCTCGGTTCAGGAAGAATTAGTCGAAATTATGGAAAATATAAAATATAACAGGCTGTAA
- the truB gene encoding tRNA pseudouridine(55) synthase TruB: MTPEEYLDGQILLIDKPLKWSSFQAVNKLKYLLINKVGLPKKFKIGHAGTLDPLATGLLIICTGKFTKRISELQGQAKEYTGTFYIGATTPSYDLETEIDQTFSTTHINEALIHETVKQFLGEIDQKPPIFSAIKKDGVRLYEHARAGETVEIASRKTTIHEFEITRIALPEVDFRVVCSKGTYIRSLAYDFGKAMDTGSHLTVLRRTKIGDYDVKNAIDITLFEENLKNIK; encoded by the coding sequence ATGACACCTGAAGAATATTTAGACGGACAAATTTTACTGATAGACAAACCTTTAAAATGGAGTTCGTTTCAGGCAGTCAATAAATTAAAATACCTACTAATAAATAAAGTTGGACTACCAAAAAAGTTCAAAATTGGTCATGCCGGAACATTAGATCCTTTAGCAACAGGGTTATTAATCATCTGTACCGGAAAATTTACCAAACGAATTTCTGAACTTCAGGGTCAGGCAAAAGAATATACGGGAACATTTTACATAGGAGCCACTACTCCATCCTATGATCTGGAAACCGAAATCGATCAGACCTTCTCCACTACACATATTAACGAAGCTTTAATTCACGAAACAGTAAAACAATTTCTAGGCGAAATCGATCAAAAACCACCTATTTTCTCCGCTATTAAAAAAGATGGCGTTCGCCTGTATGAACATGCACGTGCAGGAGAAACTGTAGAAATAGCCAGTAGAAAGACAACTATTCATGAATTTGAAATTACCCGGATTGCATTACCTGAAGTCGATTTTAGGGTAGTTTGCAGCAAAGGGACTTATATACGTTCTTTAGCTTATGACTTTGGAAAAGCAATGGATACCGGATCACATTTAACAGTTTTACGCCGAACCAAGATTGGCGATTACGATGTTAAAAATGCTATAGATATTACCCTTTTTGAAGAAAACCTTAAAAACATTAAATAA
- a CDS encoding sensor histidine kinase, with the protein MQENNTITFILLAIVLLLIVIIGFMVYQLMQSKKAKENAEESFYALERKVNDLQLETLESKLNPHLFKNILNSIQSHAYQTYFALDKLANVLDYILYESKKKFVTAREEIDFALNLIEINKIKISPLFELKIKTNINKEDKLYEQPLLAPLISIDLIENAFKHADLQSADAFISVVFEFKDNAFFMTVSNKISDKKVLKKERSGLGNTTLEHRLRIIYKNNFKLERFTENDIYIAHLKIDLLEYKTEMLASGR; encoded by the coding sequence ATGCAGGAAAATAATACTATCACTTTTATTCTGTTAGCAATTGTTTTATTGCTAATTGTCATCATTGGTTTTATGGTGTATCAATTAATGCAGTCTAAAAAAGCAAAAGAAAATGCCGAAGAAAGTTTTTATGCGCTCGAAAGAAAAGTAAACGACTTACAATTAGAAACATTAGAGTCGAAACTTAATCCGCATTTGTTTAAGAACATTCTGAATTCGATTCAGTCTCATGCGTATCAGACTTATTTTGCTTTGGATAAACTCGCCAATGTGTTGGATTATATTTTATACGAAAGCAAAAAGAAGTTTGTTACTGCCAGGGAAGAAATTGATTTTGCATTAAACCTGATTGAAATCAATAAAATAAAAATCAGTCCGCTTTTTGAACTGAAGATAAAAACCAACATCAATAAAGAAGATAAATTATACGAACAGCCTTTACTGGCACCGTTAATTTCGATTGATTTGATTGAAAATGCCTTTAAACATGCCGATCTGCAAAGCGCTGATGCCTTTATTTCGGTTGTGTTTGAGTTTAAAGACAATGCTTTCTTTATGACAGTTTCGAATAAAATTTCAGATAAAAAAGTGTTGAAAAAGGAACGAAGCGGTTTAGGAAATACAACTTTGGAACACCGTTTGAGAATTATCTACAAAAACAATTTTAAACTTGAAAGGTTTACAGAAAACGATATTTATATAGCCCATCTAAAAATAGACTTACTTGAATACAAAACTGAAATGCTTGCTTCTGGACGATGA